In a single window of the Trichoderma breve strain T069 chromosome 6, whole genome shotgun sequence genome:
- a CDS encoding FAD binding domain-containing protein — protein sequence MNKISIQHERRMVELGPGATWINVYAALEPYHISTAGGRISGVGVGGFLLGGGIAFVSAEKGLGANNVINYEVVLSNGTIVNVNEAENEDLFWAMKLPSTNYGIVTRFDMQLYAQSEKWGHDDTNKDNMVSVAMVRNKGMSLALAVQVNEVGIA from the exons ATGAATAAAATTAGCATCCAACATGAGCGCCGGATGGTCGAACTGGGCCCTGGTGCAACGTGGATAAATGTTTATGCTGCCCTGGAACCGTATCATATTTCGACAGCCGGAGGGCGAATTAGTGGAGTTGGGGTTGGTGGCTTCCTCTTGGGCG GTGGCATCGCCTTCGTATCCGCTGAGAAGGGACTTGGTGCGAACAACGTGATCAACTACGAGGTTGTACTCTCTAATGGTACGATTGTCAACGTAAATGAAGCTGAGAATGAAGACTTATTCTGGGCGATGAAACTACCCTCTACCAATTATGGCATCGTTACTCGATTCGACATGC AACTCTACGCACAGTCTGAAAAATGGGGGCACGACGACACAAACAAAGACAACATGGTATCAGTCGCTATGGTGCGAAACAAGGGCATGAGTTTAGCCTTGGCAGTGCAAGTTAATGAAGTTGGAATTGCCTAA